In one window of Microbacterium sp. PM5 DNA:
- a CDS encoding head maturation protease, ClpP-related: MTTVRPMHPSVQARQEPEKDRAARRYWGDMEPPTSKAEFFSAVTTPMAAAGDATVATIRMYGPIDSCGGWWGISTEDVAHVIDSLPATVEQIVLRINSPGGEVWEAMAILNMLAAHRARVIAVVDGLAASAASFIAAGCEETVMSPGSQMMIHSPSAIEWGNADDMRKMADFLDTLQASMIEVYTDKAGEKDWASLLAEETWMTAADTVAMGLADRVEVVPDAGPAMTVGDDTEPDLLLVEPSDAAAAELARTHAAAARATAPKPPSSSEPGIPIRKENVVTNDAPQAGVQERLGTTETDTPEVAAAAPEVTPTATAPTAGLPEGIVAIDANVLAELRSNAARGAEARAEQDRSRRDGIIATALQEGRISASSREHFRALLEKDEEGTTAVLATLAKNTVPVEELGHQAVASDDAYPAHWAR; encoded by the coding sequence ATGACCACCGTTCGACCGATGCACCCCTCGGTGCAGGCCCGGCAGGAGCCGGAGAAGGACCGTGCTGCGCGCCGGTACTGGGGCGACATGGAACCTCCGACCTCGAAGGCGGAGTTCTTCTCCGCCGTGACCACGCCCATGGCAGCAGCGGGTGATGCGACCGTCGCGACGATCCGCATGTACGGTCCGATCGACTCGTGCGGCGGATGGTGGGGGATCTCCACCGAGGACGTCGCGCACGTGATCGATTCGCTGCCGGCGACGGTGGAGCAGATCGTCCTCCGCATCAACTCACCCGGCGGCGAGGTGTGGGAGGCGATGGCGATCCTCAACATGCTCGCCGCCCACCGCGCCCGCGTCATCGCTGTCGTCGACGGTCTCGCCGCGTCGGCCGCATCGTTCATCGCCGCGGGCTGTGAGGAGACGGTCATGTCTCCCGGCAGTCAGATGATGATCCACTCGCCGTCTGCGATCGAGTGGGGCAACGCCGACGACATGCGGAAGATGGCCGACTTCCTCGACACCCTGCAGGCGTCGATGATCGAGGTCTACACCGACAAGGCTGGCGAGAAGGACTGGGCGTCGCTGCTCGCCGAAGAGACGTGGATGACCGCCGCGGACACCGTCGCGATGGGTCTCGCTGATCGTGTCGAGGTGGTTCCCGATGCGGGACCTGCGATGACGGTCGGTGACGACACCGAACCGGATCTGCTGCTCGTCGAACCGTCCGACGCTGCCGCCGCCGAACTGGCGCGCACTCACGCTGCCGCTGCGCGTGCGACGGCACCCAAGCCCCCGAGCTCGTCCGAGCCGGGTATCCCCATCCGAAAGGAGAACGTCGTGACGAACGACGCACCCCAGGCTGGTGTTCAGGAGCGGCTCGGCACGACCGAGACCGACACCCCGGAGGTCGCCGCGGCGGCTCCCGAGGTGACTCCGACCGCCACCGCACCCACCGCTGGCCTCCCGGAGGGCATCGTCGCGATCGACGCGAACGTGCTCGCCGAGCTGCGCAGCAACGCTGCCCGCGGCGCCGAGGCTCGCGCGGAGCAGGACCGGTCGCGCCGCGACGGCATCATCGCGACCGCGCTGCAGGAGGGCCGCATCAGCGCGTCCTCGCGTGAGCACTTCCGGGCGCTGCTCGAGAAGGACGAGGAGGGCACCACCGCGGTGCTCGCCACGCTCGCGAAGAACACCGTCCCCGTCGAGGAGCTCGGCCACCAGGCCGTCGCGTCCGACGACGCCTACCCCGCGCACTGGGCGCGCTGA
- a CDS encoding capsid cement protein, with protein sequence MANECIPAYEPGTHLTAIVGSGGVTGKTFVDISAALSVTAGTPATVVTATAAGLSVGVAARDAAVGAKVLVVRAKGAVVPVTAGGNIAVGAEVEIGSNGRAVTLNSGKARGRAWSAGTSGNDVFIELY encoded by the coding sequence ATGGCAAACGAGTGCATCCCGGCGTACGAGCCGGGAACCCACCTGACCGCGATCGTCGGCTCCGGCGGCGTCACGGGCAAGACCTTCGTCGACATCTCCGCGGCCCTGTCGGTGACGGCGGGTACGCCGGCGACGGTGGTCACGGCGACCGCGGCGGGACTGTCCGTCGGTGTCGCGGCGCGTGACGCTGCTGTGGGTGCGAAGGTCCTCGTCGTCCGGGCCAAGGGTGCTGTGGTGCCCGTGACCGCCGGTGGGAACATCGCGGTCGGCGCGGAGGTCGAGATCGGTTCGAACGGGCGTGCCGTCACGCTCAACTCTGGCAAGGCCCGTGGCCGTGCCTGGTCGGCCGGAACGTCCGGTAACGACGTCTTCATCGAGCTCTACTGA
- a CDS encoding major capsid protein, whose translation MAQNAAAYPLAGPTVSGSTITVETMLNQPTRITRYLSDITLRNYISPLFFSSPGGVSGGAVIYDQLTLNDLFPTRDVQEVAPGGEFPLVTSDNANPNVAAVEKHGGKFFVTDEARDRNDGGVIQREGRKLINAMIRRQDARAIAIVDAAIAGIGSQTVVGLNWNNTVTGGSSQSNASAWPAADFAKVQLLADQQELGVEINTWVLNPAQYAQLRLVYGSDFEAVAASYGLAFQASNRVAAGTAYALEAGQPGEQRFEKPLSTETWREPEHQRTWVQTDARFVQYVTNPYSVFKVTGLAG comes from the coding sequence ATGGCACAGAACGCTGCGGCGTACCCGCTCGCGGGCCCCACGGTCTCGGGCTCCACCATCACGGTGGAGACGATGCTGAACCAGCCGACTCGCATCACGCGGTACCTGTCGGACATCACGCTCCGCAACTACATCAGCCCCCTGTTCTTCTCGAGCCCGGGTGGCGTTTCGGGTGGTGCGGTCATCTACGACCAGCTCACCCTGAACGACCTGTTCCCGACTCGGGACGTGCAGGAGGTCGCACCGGGTGGCGAGTTCCCGCTCGTCACGTCGGACAACGCGAACCCCAACGTCGCGGCGGTCGAGAAGCACGGTGGCAAGTTCTTCGTCACCGACGAGGCTCGTGACCGCAACGACGGTGGTGTGATCCAGCGTGAGGGCCGCAAGCTCATCAACGCGATGATCCGTCGTCAGGATGCGCGTGCGATCGCGATCGTCGACGCGGCGATCGCGGGCATCGGTTCGCAGACTGTCGTCGGCCTGAACTGGAACAACACCGTCACCGGTGGTTCCAGTCAGTCGAACGCGTCGGCATGGCCGGCTGCGGACTTCGCGAAGGTGCAGCTGCTCGCCGATCAGCAGGAGCTGGGCGTCGAGATCAACACGTGGGTGCTGAACCCGGCGCAGTACGCGCAGCTGCGGCTCGTGTACGGCTCCGACTTCGAGGCTGTCGCCGCGTCGTATGGTCTCGCCTTCCAGGCGTCGAACCGTGTCGCGGCCGGCACGGCGTACGCCCTCGAGGCGGGTCAGCCCGGTGAGCAGCGGTTCGAGAAGCCGCTGTCGACCGAGACGTGGCGTGAGCCGGAGCACCAGCGCACGTGGGTGCAGACCGACGCGCGCTTCGTCCAGTACGTCACGAACCCGTACTCGGTGTTCAAGGTGACGGGTCTGGCCGGCTGA
- a CDS encoding TM2 domain-containing protein, giving the protein MTIDRPSATPPGWYPNRNGVMQWWDGTAWGPLAPAAAPIIIHTRPMKDAGIGYLLLILLGGFAAHRFYLGRPGSAVAMLLLWWGGWALTVIGVGIFMLLAVVVWWIVDLFLIPTMVNEHNAHP; this is encoded by the coding sequence ATGACGATCGATCGACCGAGCGCGACGCCTCCGGGCTGGTACCCGAACAGGAACGGTGTCATGCAGTGGTGGGACGGCACAGCGTGGGGGCCACTCGCCCCAGCCGCCGCACCGATCATCATCCACACGCGCCCGATGAAGGATGCGGGCATCGGGTACCTGCTGCTCATTCTTCTCGGCGGCTTCGCCGCACATCGCTTCTACCTCGGCCGACCCGGAAGCGCAGTGGCCATGCTTCTACTCTGGTGGGGCGGTTGGGCGCTAACCGTCATCGGGGTCGGCATCTTCATGCTCCTCGCCGTCGTCGTTTGGTGGATCGTCGATCTCTTCCTCATCCCCACGATGGTCAACGAGCACAACGCGCACCCGTAG
- a CDS encoding HK97 gp10 family phage protein, which produces MPIDFNESFFDQLGRSQGVIDLVDASTAEIAATARETAPEDSGEYKNGISTAGKFQKRYVGLVVASDPKSMIIESKTGNLARALRKNAKGRRRA; this is translated from the coding sequence ATGCCCATTGATTTCAACGAGAGCTTCTTCGACCAGCTCGGACGCTCCCAGGGTGTGATCGACCTCGTCGATGCGTCCACAGCAGAGATCGCTGCCACCGCGCGGGAGACGGCACCCGAGGACAGCGGGGAGTACAAGAACGGCATCAGCACCGCGGGGAAGTTCCAAAAGCGGTACGTCGGCCTGGTCGTCGCCTCTGACCCAAAGTCGATGATCATCGAATCGAAGACGGGGAACCTTGCGCGCGCGCTCCGCAAGAACGCGAAGGGGCGCCGCCGTGCCTGA